The genomic segment GAGCAAAAGAGCCGAAGGACATGAATCTGCCGGGGCTTGACCTTCATAGGCTGCATGGAATTATGGAAGGATTTTGGGCTTTATCTGTAACGGGCAATTGGCGGATTATTTTCAGATTTGATGGAAATGATGTTCGAGACGTCAACTACCTCGACTATCATTAGGAAAAACGCATGGCCACAATGTTCAATCCTCCGCATCCTGGTGAAGTGATAAAGGAACTGTGCATCGTTCCGCTGGGGCTTACGGTCACAAAGGCGGCGAAGGCCATCGGCGTGTCCCGCAAGGCCCTTTCGGAGCTATTAAATGGCAAGTCGGGTATAAGCCCTGAAATGGCGATCAGGCTTTCACTGGCTTTTGGCACAACGCCGGAAAGCTGGCTTTCGATGCAGATGGATTATGATCTTTGGATGGCGAAAAAGAAAACCGGCAAGCTGAAGGTCAAAAAACTCGCTGCTTGACCTATATCCTCACAAACTCCGCCCGGGCCGCATGCCCCGCCGATGGGCGTGGCAGATCGTACTCTCCTTCAAGCACGTCCTTTAACGTGATCGAGCGCACCAGTTCGTTGAAATGGCTTCCCAGTTTCGCCCACAAGGCCTGTGTGCGGCATGCGCTGGACTTGGCGCAGGCGGGGCCAGCGGCCGACCCTCCGTCCACGCATTCGGTGAGCACCATGCTCTCGTCCACCGCGTCGAATATCTGCCCGATGGTGATATGGTCCGCCGGGCGGGCCAGAATGTATCCGCCGCCGGGGCCGCGCGATGATTTCACGAGGCTGGATTTCCGCAGCTTCACGAAAAGCTGTTCCAGATAATTTTGCGAAAGCTCCTGCCTTTCGGCTATCACCCCAAGGGAGACGGGGGCTTCGCCGGACTGGGCCGCCAGGTCCACCATCGCCTGCACGGCGTAATGGCCCTTTGTCGAAATCCTCATTCGATCACGTTACCTTCGATGGGGTCCACACGCACACCCATCTTTTTAAGTTCGTCCATGGCGGAGTCTAT from the Nitrospinota bacterium genome contains:
- a CDS encoding type II toxin-antitoxin system RelE/ParE family toxin, translating into MIRNFRHKGLEKYFTAGSKAGIAVAHEKRLRLILFRLNGAKEPKDMNLPGLDLHRLHGIMEGFWALSVTGNWRIIFRFDGNDVRDVNYLDYH
- a CDS encoding Rrf2 family transcriptional regulator, translating into MRISTKGHYAVQAMVDLAAQSGEAPVSLGVIAERQELSQNYLEQLFVKLRKSSLVKSSRGPGGGYILARPADHITIGQIFDAVDESMVLTECVDGGSAAGPACAKSSACRTQALWAKLGSHFNELVRSITLKDVLEGEYDLPRPSAGHAARAEFVRI
- a CDS encoding HigA family addiction module antidote protein; this translates as MATMFNPPHPGEVIKELCIVPLGLTVTKAAKAIGVSRKALSELLNGKSGISPEMAIRLSLAFGTTPESWLSMQMDYDLWMAKKKTGKLKVKKLAA